The stretch of DNA ACTCTGAACACTTATATGGCTTCTCCCCATTGTGGATTCTCTGATGACTGGCTGCTGAGGAGCGATCTCTGAATCGCTTCCCGCACACATGGCATTCATATGGCTTTTCTCCACTGTGGATTCGCTCGTGAGACACCAGGGTTGAGGGCTGAGTGAAGCTCCTCCCACATTTCTGGCAGctgaatggcttctcccctgtgtggattctctggtgtatAACCAGTGTGGTGTTGtcagcaaaacattttccacaatcaGAGCATCGAAATGGCTTCTGTTCTTTATGGCTCCGAAGATGCTCAGCATACAATGACTTACTGAAGAATAAGTTCCCACAGTCCATACACTGATATGGTTTATTGACCTTATGCGCTTTCTGATGCAAGAGCAGCAGCGAGTGCTGGACAAAGCGCTTCCCACACAAAGGGCAGACAAAGAGTTTTTCTTCCGCGTGGCTCTTCTGATGAAGGTCGAGCAGTGCCGGCTGCAGGAAGCGTTTCCCACATTCTGCGCAGGCGTAAGCCTTCTTTCCAGAGCCTGGCCTCCTGTCTTGGATTTTTTTCTTACACTTAGTACATGTCTTACTCTGTCCACCGCTGCAGGACCTCACACTCCACCTGCAGGCCTCTGCCGAGCGCCGATATCTGGTTTTGATCATTGCGATAGTCATTTTTTTCTTACATCTGTTGCACTCTTGGAGCTTCCATGAAACCTTTAGAAGAAAACCTTTCCGTTtgctttttaaaaactttttacagCTTTTTAGCCTCATTCCTTGTAACATGTGTGTCGTCTTGCATTGTCTACTAGTGTCATGCTGATCGGTGCCACATGGACCTCTCACCAGGCCGTGCACAGTGCAAATCCTGCGCCCCTTGCCTCCAACTGTACGCATCTTCTTACAACCTGGCTGGCTTCCACTACCACATGCATGTAAGGTACAGGCCTCTCCCCATGGATCCACCGATCTAGTTATGGACCCACTGGTCTGATCACTTGCGGAATCACAGGTACACCGTCTCTTCCCGGGATAAGTGATAAGTGATTTCTTTTGGGCACAATGTGATTTTTCCGCACATATTGCAGTGTTCCCAGCTGTATTTTCAGCACTCTTCCTGGACCGTCTACGACTGTCCTGCACTGCCAAGGTCTTGTGTTTCGCACATGCTTCATCTGTGGCTGTGGGGG from Ranitomeya imitator isolate aRanImi1 chromosome 9, aRanImi1.pri, whole genome shotgun sequence encodes:
- the LOC138649339 gene encoding zinc finger protein 329-like, which encodes MQRPQTKAPHRSEMSQHIIKPETMEMTDPAESRTVASEAAGCSNHREGTFQCLEPGVTDGGRRCKPRECHELADAHCSFKREEEPSSQPDDEQMCDTVRKRTGSRVEQKKMPGVAENVCGKRVSKSRSCDNSNKQTPFFPRRSLRSARNREVACSNSAPCNRLSAPTATDEACAKHKTLAVQDSRRRSRKSAENTAGNTAICAEKSHCAQKKSLITYPGKRRCTCDSASDQTSGSITRSVDPWGEACTLHACGSGSQPGCKKMRTVGGKGRRICTVHGLVRGPCGTDQHDTSRQCKTTHMLQGMRLKSCKKFLKSKRKGFLLKVSWKLQECNRCKKKMTIAMIKTRYRRSAEACRWSVRSCSGGQSKTCTKCKKKIQDRRPGSGKKAYACAECGKRFLQPALLDLHQKSHAEEKLFVCPLCGKRFVQHSLLLLHQKAHKVNKPYQCMDCGNLFFSKSLYAEHLRSHKEQKPFRCSDCGKCFADNTTLVIHQRIHTGEKPFSCQKCGRSFTQPSTLVSHERIHSGEKPYECHVCGKRFRDRSSAASHQRIHNGEKPYKCSECGKRFTQSSNMRRHERLHTGRKPFICGKCGKGFNESAKLRSHENAHLNKERKQAQKTK